One Amycolatopsis thermophila DNA segment encodes these proteins:
- a CDS encoding zinc ribbon domain-containing protein: protein MKAEPAVQRQLLELAKVDAELSRVEHRRRTMPEVAEIEGIEKTLRELRDTAIRHETAASDLDREIARQEKEIESVRAREDRDRKLIDGGTVNAKQVADLQHELETLARRQSALEDDQLELMERREALELDVQRTGAEVDKTEQALADAQRRRDETLKDLDTTKARREEDRAKLVPRFPEGLLKLYERVREHKGIGAALVRQRKCLACNMEFDRATVGEIKAAAEDEVVQCENCGAILVRTVESGL, encoded by the coding sequence GTGAAGGCAGAGCCGGCCGTCCAGCGTCAGCTGCTCGAGCTCGCGAAAGTGGATGCCGAGCTGTCCCGGGTGGAGCACCGCCGCCGCACCATGCCCGAGGTCGCCGAGATCGAGGGCATCGAGAAGACGCTGCGTGAGCTGCGCGACACGGCGATCCGCCACGAGACCGCGGCCTCGGACCTGGACCGCGAGATCGCGCGGCAGGAGAAGGAGATCGAGTCCGTCCGCGCCCGCGAGGACCGCGACCGCAAGCTGATCGACGGCGGCACCGTCAACGCCAAGCAGGTCGCCGACCTCCAGCACGAGCTGGAGACCCTCGCCCGCCGGCAGAGCGCGCTCGAGGACGACCAGCTCGAGCTGATGGAGCGCCGTGAGGCGCTGGAGCTGGACGTCCAGCGCACCGGCGCCGAGGTCGACAAGACCGAGCAGGCGCTGGCCGACGCGCAGCGCCGTCGCGACGAGACGCTCAAGGACCTCGACACCACGAAGGCCCGCCGCGAGGAGGACCGCGCGAAGCTGGTGCCGCGCTTCCCGGAGGGCCTGCTCAAGCTGTACGAGCGGGTCCGCGAGCACAAGGGCATCGGCGCGGCGCTGGTCCGCCAGCGCAAGTGCCTGGCCTGCAACATGGAGTTCGACCGCGCCACCGTCGGGGAGATCAAGGCCGCCGCCGAGGACGAGGTCGTGCAGTGCGAGAACTGCGGCGCGATCCTCGTCCGCACCGTGGAGTCGGGTCTGTGA
- a CDS encoding Nif3-like dinuclear metal center hexameric protein has protein sequence MPVLADIIAVLEAAYPPALAESWDAVGLVCGDPREPVDNVLICVDPVEATIDEAITSGAQLVVAHHPLLLRGVHGVPADTPKGRLVHRLIRAGVALYCAHTNADSANPGVSDALAEAIGLGDLRPLDPHPDGTTGLGRIGELPEPEPFAAFVRRVADALPRTEPGVLGAGDPDRPIRTVAVSGGAGDSFLDAARARGVDAYVTADLRHHPAGEHLETGPDAPALVGLTHWASEWPWCGQASAVLRAAFAGNVNVHVSARRTDPWTIRA, from the coding sequence ATGCCCGTGCTCGCCGACATCATCGCCGTCCTCGAGGCGGCCTACCCGCCCGCGCTGGCCGAGAGCTGGGACGCCGTCGGCCTCGTGTGCGGGGACCCGCGAGAGCCCGTCGACAACGTCCTGATCTGCGTCGACCCGGTGGAAGCCACCATCGACGAGGCGATCACCTCCGGCGCCCAGCTGGTCGTGGCGCACCACCCGTTGCTGCTGCGCGGCGTGCACGGCGTCCCGGCCGACACCCCGAAGGGCCGCCTCGTGCACCGGCTCATCCGCGCCGGCGTCGCCCTCTACTGCGCGCACACCAACGCCGACTCCGCGAACCCGGGCGTCTCGGACGCGCTCGCCGAGGCGATCGGCCTGGGCGACCTCCGGCCACTCGACCCGCATCCGGACGGCACGACCGGTCTCGGCCGCATCGGCGAGCTGCCCGAGCCCGAGCCGTTCGCCGCGTTCGTACGGCGCGTCGCCGACGCCCTGCCGCGCACCGAACCCGGCGTTCTCGGCGCCGGGGACCCCGATCGTCCGATTAGGACAGTCGCGGTCTCGGGCGGCGCCGGGGACAGCTTCCTCGACGCGGCCCGTGCGCGGGGAGTCGACGCCTACGTCACCGCCGACCTGCGCCACCACCCCGCGGGCGAGCACCTGGAAACCGGTCCGGACGCGCCCGCGCTCGTCGGACTGACCCACTGGGCCAGCGAGTGGCCGTGGTGCGGTCAAGCCTCGGCGGTCCTGCGCGCCGCCTTTGCGGGTAACGTCAACGTTCACGTGTCCGCGCGCCGAACCGATCCGTGGACCATCCGCGCGTAA
- a CDS encoding low molecular weight protein-tyrosine-phosphatase — protein sequence MSEPSLHICFVCSGNICRSPMAAIVFRAHLERAGLADRVRVTSAGTGPWHVGEPADARARDTLREHGYRGKHVAAQVDGDHLGADLLLAADRGHLRELRRMVDDPERVRLLRSFDPAAPDGAEVPDPYYGGDDGFDEVLAMIERTVPALLDWAKARV from the coding sequence GTGAGCGAGCCGAGCCTGCACATCTGCTTCGTCTGTTCCGGCAACATCTGCCGCTCGCCGATGGCGGCCATCGTGTTCCGGGCGCACCTCGAGCGGGCCGGGCTGGCCGACCGGGTGCGGGTCACCAGCGCCGGCACCGGGCCGTGGCACGTCGGCGAACCCGCCGACGCGCGGGCCCGCGACACGCTGCGCGAGCACGGCTACCGCGGCAAGCACGTGGCCGCCCAGGTCGACGGCGACCACCTCGGCGCGGACCTGCTGCTGGCCGCCGACCGGGGCCACCTGCGCGAGTTGCGCCGGATGGTCGACGATCCGGAGCGGGTGCGGCTGCTGCGCTCGTTCGACCCCGCGGCGCCGGACGGCGCCGAGGTGCCCGACCCCTACTACGGCGGCGACGACGGTTTCGACGAGGTCCTCGCGATGATCGAGCGGACCGTGCCGGCGCTGCTGGACTGGGCGAAAGCCCGGGTGTGA
- a CDS encoding fructosamine kinase family protein translates to MSAREAVERLLGVPVTGVRRSSGAVFLVTAEGRGVLVAKEGIGPGATDAEAAGLRWLGEHGDVPVPHVHAHDDEWIVMDYVAPTYPEEGAAEAFGRGLARLHLRGAPAYGSPPPGGPVDAWMGIAPMRNEASADWPSFYAAHRVLPYVRMCVDQGLYDGEQAAVFERVCDRMPSLAGPAEPPARLHGDAWSGNVHWARGAVWLIDPAAHGGHRETDLAMLQLFGTPLLGHILGAYEEAAKDMDAPLTDGWRERVQLHQLFPLLMHAAVFGGGYARQALRAAEAALR, encoded by the coding sequence ATGAGCGCACGCGAAGCCGTCGAACGACTGCTCGGCGTTCCCGTCACCGGGGTTCGCCGCAGCAGCGGTGCGGTGTTCCTGGTCACGGCCGAGGGCCGGGGTGTCCTGGTCGCGAAGGAGGGCATCGGGCCGGGCGCGACCGACGCCGAGGCCGCCGGCCTGCGCTGGCTCGGCGAGCACGGTGACGTGCCGGTGCCGCACGTCCACGCGCACGACGACGAGTGGATCGTGATGGACTACGTCGCGCCCACGTACCCCGAGGAGGGCGCGGCGGAAGCGTTCGGACGCGGTTTGGCGCGGCTGCACCTGCGCGGGGCGCCGGCGTACGGTTCGCCCCCGCCCGGCGGGCCGGTCGACGCGTGGATGGGCATCGCCCCGATGCGGAACGAGGCGTCCGCCGATTGGCCGTCGTTCTACGCGGCGCACCGGGTGTTGCCGTACGTGCGGATGTGCGTGGACCAGGGGTTGTACGACGGCGAGCAGGCCGCGGTGTTCGAGCGGGTGTGCGACCGGATGCCGTCGCTGGCCGGCCCGGCCGAACCCCCGGCCCGCCTCCACGGCGATGCCTGGAGCGGCAACGTGCACTGGGCGCGGGGTGCGGTGTGGCTGATCGACCCCGCCGCGCACGGTGGACACCGCGAGACCGACCTCGCGATGCTCCAGCTGTTCGGCACGCCGCTGCTGGGGCACATCCTGGGCGCGTACGAAGAGGCGGCCAAGGACATGGACGCGCCGTTGACGGACGGCTGGCGGGAGCGGGTGCAGCTGCACCAGCTGTTCCCGCTGCTCATGCACGCTGCGGTGTTCGGGGGCGGGTACGCGAGGCAGGCCCTCCGGGCGGCTGAGGCCGCGCTCCGCTGA
- a CDS encoding SURF1 family cytochrome oxidase biogenesis protein, producing MRLKFLLRPSWLALVVGVLAFAFACFTLLSPWQFNRNDEREVQNKAIEASLTAEPRPLNDVLPPGAVPDSRTEWARVSITGTYLPEQEVVARLRTVQGQPAFEVLTPFRTTDNQVVLVDRGYLPPDSRTEVPPYAAPPTGTVTVVARIRQDETDPKNRDAFADASTHGKLQSYVVDSKVVARSSGLDIRSGYFQLDDAQPGVLNPLPLPQLEAGPFFSYALQWIAFGIMAIAGLVYFTAREMKPGGVLNEMAQREKNKRRKRKSVAEILAEDEVTGNEAADREQQPAQRN from the coding sequence GTGCGGCTGAAGTTCCTCCTCCGGCCGAGCTGGCTCGCCCTCGTGGTGGGCGTGCTCGCGTTCGCGTTCGCTTGCTTCACGCTGCTGTCCCCGTGGCAGTTCAACCGCAACGACGAGCGCGAAGTCCAGAACAAGGCCATCGAGGCCTCCCTCACCGCCGAGCCGCGCCCGCTGAACGACGTCCTCCCCCCGGGCGCCGTCCCGGACAGCCGCACCGAGTGGGCCCGCGTCTCCATCACCGGCACCTACCTGCCCGAGCAGGAAGTCGTCGCGCGGCTGCGCACCGTGCAGGGCCAGCCCGCCTTCGAGGTGCTCACCCCGTTCCGCACCACCGACAACCAGGTCGTCCTCGTCGACCGCGGCTACCTCCCGCCGGACTCCCGCACCGAGGTCCCGCCCTACGCCGCACCCCCCACCGGCACCGTGACGGTCGTCGCCCGGATCCGGCAGGACGAGACCGACCCGAAGAACCGCGACGCGTTCGCCGACGCCTCCACCCACGGCAAACTCCAGAGCTACGTCGTCGACTCGAAGGTCGTCGCCCGCTCCAGCGGCCTCGACATCCGCAGCGGCTACTTCCAGCTCGACGACGCCCAGCCCGGCGTCCTCAACCCGCTACCGCTCCCGCAACTGGAAGCCGGCCCGTTCTTCTCCTACGCACTCCAGTGGATCGCGTTCGGGATCATGGCCATCGCCGGCCTCGTCTACTTCACGGCACGCGAGATGAAACCCGGCGGCGTGCTCAACGAAATGGCCCAGCGCGAGAAGAACAAGCGCCGCAAGCGCAAGTCCGTCGCCGAAATCCTCGCCGAGGACGAGGTCACCGGGAACGAGGCCGCAGACCGAGAACAGCAGCCAGCACAGCGGAACTGA
- a CDS encoding cobalamin biosynthesis protein CobD/CbiB, with translation MSAARAIGLLLGAAADGVIGEPKRGRPVTVFTRTVRDLDARLPEHRLAGVAFAGGLAGSAVLAGLLAERSVRRSPVLQALGTAVATWAVLGGAGLADDGTELARDLEEGELDAARETLSGLDSRRTESLDVIGLSRASVESVAQHTADAVVGPLFWGAVAGVPGLLAARTVSVLRTLGDPTRPAGWFGRRLDDLVNLLPTRFAAALTVSSAPVVGGSAAGAWRAWRRDTSAHPGPNAGRMEAAFAGALEIRLGGRTVYPHGVEELPVLGDGRNPDAGHVTRAVELSRVVGWLAGVSSAVLAAVLGLRPRSR, from the coding sequence GTGAGTGCCGCACGGGCGATCGGACTGCTGCTGGGGGCGGCGGCGGACGGGGTGATCGGCGAGCCGAAGCGCGGACGGCCGGTCACCGTGTTCACGCGAACCGTCCGCGACCTCGACGCCAGGCTTCCGGAACACCGCCTGGCCGGTGTCGCGTTCGCCGGCGGGCTGGCCGGGTCGGCGGTGCTGGCCGGGTTGCTCGCGGAGCGGTCGGTGCGCCGCAGTCCGGTGCTGCAGGCGCTGGGCACGGCCGTGGCGACGTGGGCCGTGCTGGGCGGGGCCGGGCTCGCGGACGACGGCACCGAGCTGGCGCGCGACCTCGAGGAGGGCGAGCTCGACGCGGCGCGCGAGACACTGTCCGGATTGGACAGCCGGCGGACGGAGAGCCTGGACGTCATCGGGCTGTCCCGGGCGTCGGTGGAGTCGGTCGCTCAGCACACCGCGGATGCCGTGGTGGGGCCGTTGTTCTGGGGCGCGGTGGCCGGGGTGCCCGGGTTGCTGGCCGCGCGGACGGTTTCGGTGCTGCGCACGCTCGGCGACCCGACGCGGCCGGCGGGCTGGTTCGGGCGGCGGCTGGACGACCTGGTGAACCTGCTGCCGACGCGGTTCGCGGCGGCGCTGACGGTGTCGAGCGCGCCGGTGGTGGGCGGTTCGGCGGCGGGGGCGTGGCGCGCGTGGCGGCGGGACACGTCGGCGCACCCGGGTCCCAACGCCGGGCGGATGGAGGCGGCTTTCGCGGGGGCGCTGGAGATCCGGCTGGGCGGGCGCACGGTGTACCCGCACGGGGTGGAGGAGCTGCCGGTGCTGGGCGACGGGCGGAACCCGGACGCCGGGCACGTGACGCGCGCGGTCGAGCTGTCCCGGGTGGTGGGGTGGCTGGCCGGGGTCAGTTCCGCTGTGCTGGCTGCTGTTCTCGGTCTGCGGCCTCGTTCCCGGTGA
- a CDS encoding FadR/GntR family transcriptional regulator, with protein sequence MLDAVGTAIACGELSPGSVLRLEELQQSFGASRTVAREVVRALEAMRLTTSKRRVGITVRDCADWNHYDPRLIRWQLDGEQRPVALRNLMELRWAVEPSAARFAALRASPEERGRLRALGARLEATAHARDLTAFLGHDIAFHHVVLAASRNPMFGQLSEVIAQVLTGRTEHGLMPPEPQPEAVALHLEVAHAIDGADADRAERAMRDIMVQARDEVAEQFQ encoded by the coding sequence ATGCTCGACGCGGTGGGCACCGCGATCGCCTGCGGTGAGCTGTCGCCGGGATCGGTGCTGCGCCTGGAGGAGCTGCAGCAGAGCTTCGGGGCGTCGCGCACCGTGGCCCGCGAGGTGGTGCGGGCGCTGGAGGCGATGCGCCTGACCACGAGCAAACGCCGGGTCGGCATCACCGTGCGGGACTGCGCCGACTGGAACCACTACGACCCCCGGTTGATCCGCTGGCAGCTCGACGGCGAGCAACGGCCGGTCGCCCTGCGCAACCTCATGGAGCTGCGCTGGGCCGTCGAGCCGAGCGCGGCGCGGTTCGCCGCGCTCCGCGCGAGCCCCGAGGAGCGCGGCCGCCTGCGCGCCCTGGGTGCCCGGCTGGAGGCCACCGCACACGCCCGGGACCTCACCGCGTTCCTCGGGCACGACATCGCGTTCCACCACGTCGTGCTCGCGGCCTCGCGCAACCCGATGTTCGGGCAGCTGTCCGAGGTGATCGCGCAGGTGCTGACCGGGCGCACCGAGCACGGCCTGATGCCGCCCGAGCCGCAGCCGGAGGCCGTGGCCCTGCACCTGGAGGTCGCGCACGCTATCGACGGGGCCGACGCGGACCGGGCCGAGCGGGCGATGCGGGACATCATGGTGCAGGCGCGCGACGAGGTAGCCGAGCAGTTCCAGTAG
- a CDS encoding gluconokinase → MTVIVVMGVAGSGKTTIGAALAERLGVEYAEADAFHPPANIQKMSSGHPLTDDDRWPWLHAIAAWISEHQQTGGVVSSSALKRRYRDVLRTGGDVWFLHLTGPRDVLAARMRARSGHFMPVSLLDSQLADLEPLETDERGLIADILESPAAIVDRALTELAKEQP, encoded by the coding sequence ATGACGGTCATCGTCGTGATGGGTGTGGCCGGATCGGGCAAGACGACGATCGGGGCGGCACTGGCGGAGCGCCTGGGCGTCGAGTACGCCGAGGCGGACGCGTTCCACCCGCCGGCCAACATCCAGAAGATGTCGTCCGGGCACCCGCTGACCGACGACGACCGGTGGCCGTGGTTGCACGCGATCGCGGCCTGGATCTCCGAGCACCAGCAGACGGGCGGCGTCGTGTCGTCGTCCGCGCTCAAACGGCGCTACCGCGACGTGCTGCGCACCGGCGGGGACGTGTGGTTCCTGCACCTGACCGGTCCGCGCGACGTCCTGGCGGCGCGAATGCGGGCGCGGTCCGGGCACTTCATGCCGGTGTCGCTGCTGGACTCCCAGCTCGCCGACCTCGAACCCCTCGAAACCGATGAGCGCGGCCTGATCGCCGACATCCTGGAATCCCCCGCGGCGATCGTGGACCGCGCGCTCACCGAGCTGGCAAAGGAGCAGCCGTGA
- a CDS encoding GntT/GntP/DsdX family permease, protein MSNLAAAWTGTDTRLVVATLIGIAVIVVLISKARMHAFLSLIIGSIVVGLLGGLPVDKVIKSFSSGVGSTVASVGLLIALGAMLGKLLADSGGAEQIVDTILSRTSSKALPWAMALVAALIGLPMFFEIGLVMLIPVVLLVAKRSGRPLMLVGVPALAGLSVLHGLVPPHPGPLAAAGALNASVGIVLGLGLLVAIPTLIISGPLFGMVAARWVPGARAPEHLVPARGGSEDDVRRPSFGATLLTVLLPVVLMLAKAIADISAGSGNTARRVLDFVGDPLIALLAAVLVGMVTLGRAAGFTRDRLSSTIGASLGPIAGIILIVAAGGGFKQILVDAGVGNVVTQLATGAHIPALLLGWLVAVLIRLATGSATVATVSAAGLVSGLAATMSPTGAALLVLAIGAGSLFFSHVNDAGFWLVKEYFGLSVGQTIKSWSVMETVISVVAIAIILPLGALLT, encoded by the coding sequence GTGAGTAACCTCGCCGCCGCGTGGACCGGGACCGACACCCGGCTCGTCGTGGCCACCCTGATCGGCATCGCCGTGATCGTGGTGCTGATCAGCAAGGCGCGCATGCACGCCTTCCTGTCGCTGATCATCGGATCGATCGTGGTCGGCCTGCTGGGCGGGCTACCGGTCGACAAAGTGATCAAGAGTTTTTCCAGCGGGGTCGGCTCGACCGTCGCCTCGGTCGGGCTGCTGATCGCGCTGGGCGCCATGCTCGGCAAGCTGCTCGCCGACTCCGGCGGCGCGGAGCAGATCGTCGACACGATCCTCTCGCGCACCTCGTCGAAGGCCCTGCCGTGGGCGATGGCGCTGGTCGCCGCGCTGATCGGGTTGCCGATGTTCTTCGAGATCGGCCTGGTCATGCTGATCCCGGTGGTGCTGCTGGTCGCCAAGCGCAGCGGCAGGCCGCTGATGCTGGTCGGCGTGCCCGCGCTGGCCGGCCTGTCGGTGCTGCACGGCCTGGTGCCGCCGCACCCGGGTCCGCTGGCGGCGGCGGGCGCGCTCAACGCGAGCGTGGGCATCGTGCTCGGCCTCGGGTTGCTGGTGGCGATCCCGACGCTGATCATCTCCGGCCCGCTGTTCGGCATGGTCGCCGCGCGGTGGGTGCCGGGCGCCAGGGCGCCGGAACACCTGGTCCCGGCGCGCGGCGGCAGCGAGGACGACGTGCGGCGCCCGAGCTTCGGCGCGACGCTGCTGACCGTGCTGCTGCCGGTGGTCCTGATGCTCGCCAAGGCGATCGCGGACATCTCGGCCGGCAGCGGCAACACCGCGCGGCGCGTGCTGGACTTCGTCGGTGACCCGCTGATCGCGCTGCTCGCGGCCGTGCTGGTCGGCATGGTCACGCTCGGCCGCGCCGCGGGGTTCACGCGGGACCGGCTGTCGTCGACGATCGGCGCCTCGCTCGGGCCGATCGCCGGGATCATCCTGATCGTCGCCGCGGGCGGCGGGTTCAAGCAGATCCTGGTCGACGCGGGTGTCGGCAACGTCGTGACGCAGCTGGCCACCGGGGCGCACATCCCCGCCTTGCTGCTCGGCTGGCTGGTCGCGGTGCTGATCCGGCTCGCGACAGGCTCGGCGACCGTGGCGACGGTGTCCGCGGCAGGGCTGGTGTCGGGACTGGCGGCGACGATGTCGCCGACCGGGGCCGCGCTGCTGGTGCTCGCGATCGGCGCCGGGTCGCTGTTCTTCTCGCACGTCAACGACGCCGGGTTCTGGCTGGTCAAGGAGTACTTCGGGCTCTCGGTCGGCCAGACGATCAAGAGCTGGTCGGTGATGGAGACGGTGATCTCGGTGGTCGCGATCGCGATCATCCTGCCACTGGGGGCACTGCTGACGTAG
- the nudC gene encoding NAD(+) diphosphatase — translation MTVAPFALSRLPTLSRSTVDRQEMLRTNPDRLRSRWSDAQVMLLDKKLRSPVRRGEAVLATRKALAFGEEPPADAVFLGEWQGVDYWSLPGEPDPGAEVVEVPGSWGVLEEAPLADGELWVTLRAHGDQLDDTAAGLFTTAQALRVWHRQARFCVRDGSPTHLVQFGWASKCEACGREEYPRTDPAIICLVHDDEGVNGEQVLLARQPAWPPGRYSVLAGFVEAGESLEGCCVREIREEVGADVHDVRYLGSQPWPFPRSIMLGFTAKADPSRPLVPADGEIETALWVPRADVRAAFEAQGRPVPILDGVSELILPGNSSIARVMLEAWAYAERG, via the coding sequence GTGACCGTCGCACCCTTCGCGCTCAGCCGCCTCCCGACGCTCTCCCGGTCTACTGTGGATCGTCAGGAGATGTTGCGCACCAACCCCGATCGCCTGCGCTCCCGCTGGTCCGACGCCCAGGTGATGCTGCTGGACAAGAAGCTGCGCAGTCCCGTGCGGCGCGGTGAGGCGGTGCTGGCCACCCGCAAGGCCCTGGCCTTCGGCGAGGAGCCGCCGGCCGACGCAGTCTTCCTCGGCGAGTGGCAGGGCGTCGACTACTGGTCGCTGCCGGGCGAGCCGGACCCCGGTGCGGAGGTCGTCGAGGTCCCCGGCAGCTGGGGCGTCCTCGAGGAGGCGCCGCTGGCCGACGGCGAGCTGTGGGTGACCCTGCGGGCGCACGGCGACCAGCTCGACGACACGGCGGCCGGCCTGTTCACCACGGCGCAGGCGCTGCGCGTGTGGCACCGCCAGGCGCGGTTCTGCGTGCGCGACGGCAGCCCGACGCACCTGGTGCAGTTCGGGTGGGCGTCCAAGTGCGAGGCGTGCGGGCGCGAGGAGTACCCGCGCACCGACCCGGCGATCATCTGCCTGGTGCACGACGACGAGGGCGTCAACGGCGAGCAGGTGCTGCTGGCGCGCCAGCCGGCGTGGCCGCCCGGGCGGTATTCGGTGCTGGCCGGGTTCGTCGAGGCCGGCGAGTCGCTCGAGGGCTGTTGCGTGCGGGAGATCCGGGAAGAGGTCGGTGCCGACGTCCACGACGTGCGGTACCTGGGCAGCCAGCCGTGGCCGTTCCCGCGGTCGATCATGCTGGGGTTCACCGCGAAGGCCGACCCGTCCCGGCCGCTGGTCCCCGCCGACGGCGAGATCGAGACCGCGCTGTGGGTGCCGCGGGCCGACGTGCGGGCGGCGTTCGAGGCGCAGGGGCGGCCGGTGCCGATCCTGGACGGGGTGAGCGAGCTGATCCTGCCGGGGAATTCATCGATCGCCCGCGTGATGCTCGAAGCCTGGGCCTACGCCGAGCGGGGTTGA
- a CDS encoding M16 family metallopeptidase: MTSVQHRSAEEIGRTATGPRPVPELGDQTAAADLSHVDTVLPNGLRLLAVRKPTVPLVEVRLRIPFGGTEPLHAATAEVLAETMLTGTARRDRVEIDTELALIGGELSTVVDPERLTISGNALATGLPTLLDVLADALTSASYVDDEVARESARLVERLAVSRTQPRVIAREALLKHVYGDHPATREVPQAGDVAAVDARMVRALHAASVLPRGSVLVVVGDIDPDRIAGDVERALAGWSADREAVAMPGLPEVTGGDLLLVPRSGAVQSQIRLIAQSLPRTDPRYAALQLANLTYGGYFSSRLVENIREDKGYTYSAHSGFEFTGSTATVGVDADTANEVTAAALLETRYELGRLALVPPTAEEVESVRQYAIGSLLTATSSQAGLASQLAALTAAGLGAEWLAEHPARIAEVTVEEVAQAALEFFAPTRFTGVVVGDAEILAPQLTALGGFAVGEPGK, encoded by the coding sequence GTGACTTCTGTTCAGCACCGCAGCGCCGAGGAGATCGGCCGCACCGCCACCGGTCCGCGCCCGGTCCCCGAGCTGGGCGACCAGACCGCGGCCGCGGATCTGTCGCATGTGGACACCGTGCTGCCGAACGGCCTGCGCCTGCTCGCGGTCCGCAAGCCGACCGTGCCGCTGGTCGAGGTGCGCCTGCGCATCCCGTTCGGCGGCACCGAGCCGCTGCACGCGGCCACCGCCGAGGTGCTCGCCGAGACCATGCTGACCGGCACGGCGCGCCGTGACCGCGTCGAGATCGACACCGAGCTGGCGCTGATCGGTGGCGAGCTGAGCACCGTGGTCGACCCGGAACGCCTGACGATCTCGGGCAACGCGCTGGCCACCGGGCTGCCGACGCTGCTGGACGTGCTCGCCGACGCGCTCACCTCCGCGTCCTATGTGGACGACGAGGTCGCGCGGGAGTCGGCCCGGCTGGTCGAGCGGCTGGCGGTGTCCCGCACCCAGCCACGGGTGATCGCGCGGGAGGCGCTGCTCAAGCACGTTTACGGCGACCACCCGGCGACGCGCGAGGTCCCGCAGGCCGGTGATGTCGCAGCGGTCGACGCCCGGATGGTCCGCGCGCTGCACGCGGCGTCGGTCCTGCCGCGGGGTTCGGTCCTCGTGGTCGTCGGCGACATCGACCCGGACCGGATCGCGGGTGACGTCGAGCGCGCGCTGGCCGGCTGGTCGGCCGACCGCGAGGCGGTGGCCATGCCCGGGCTGCCCGAGGTGACCGGCGGCGACCTGCTGCTGGTGCCGCGTTCCGGTGCGGTGCAGTCGCAGATCCGGCTCATCGCGCAGTCCCTGCCGCGCACGGACCCGCGCTACGCCGCGCTGCAGCTGGCGAACCTCACCTACGGCGGGTACTTCTCGTCCCGGCTGGTCGAGAACATCCGCGAGGACAAGGGCTACACCTACAGCGCCCACTCCGGTTTCGAGTTCACCGGTTCGACGGCGACGGTCGGTGTCGACGCGGACACCGCCAACGAGGTCACCGCGGCCGCCCTGCTGGAGACCCGCTACGAGCTGGGCCGCCTCGCCCTCGTGCCGCCGACCGCCGAGGAGGTCGAGTCGGTGCGCCAGTACGCCATCGGCTCGCTGCTCACCGCCACGTCCTCGCAGGCAGGGCTGGCCAGCCAGCTCGCCGCGCTGACTGCCGCGGGCCTCGGCGCGGAGTGGCTGGCCGAGCACCCGGCGCGGATCGCGGAGGTCACGGTCGAGGAGGTCGCGCAGGCGGCGCTCGAGTTCTTCGCGCCCACCCGGTTCACGGGCGTGGTGGTCGGCGACGCCGAGATCCTGGCGCCACAGCTGACCGCTCTGGGCGGGTTCGCGGTGGGGGAGCCCGGCAAGTGA